In one Cloacibacillus porcorum genomic region, the following are encoded:
- a CDS encoding amidohydrolase yields MELRQMIAELDKNIAVNAPAMAAMSDGFAARPEVSGKEFETSKEIVRVLKDAGFEVEYPALGIPTAFTARCGRGGGPKVAILTEYDALPEIGHACGHNLHGSMSVLTALSLLPILKDIDCELLVAGTPAEETDGAKVEMSAKGLFDGCDFAMMIHSCGGKNMVEYRSLAMDAVEFTFTGKTSHAASAPWEGRNALNGLQLFFHAVDMLRQHVRPEARMHGIVYDGGAVPNIVPERAVGRFYFRAPKRAYLDEIIKKVHNCARGAALATETEVAWRNFEASFMDMLPNGPAETMAKKYFAEMALEVTPCSTFMGSSDMGDVSYRCPALQPEIDISGENIEAHTRAFAEATQKPRAHEAMRDGAKIIGRCLLEVITDEELRGRMWKSYKEEIAAAKR; encoded by the coding sequence ATGGAGCTTCGGCAGATGATAGCGGAACTTGATAAAAATATCGCAGTAAACGCCCCCGCGATGGCGGCCATGAGCGACGGTTTCGCCGCGCGCCCCGAGGTTTCGGGAAAAGAGTTTGAGACCAGCAAAGAAATCGTCCGTGTGCTGAAAGATGCGGGCTTTGAGGTCGAATATCCGGCGCTCGGCATTCCGACCGCCTTCACCGCGCGCTGCGGCAGAGGCGGCGGCCCGAAGGTCGCCATCCTCACGGAATACGACGCGCTGCCGGAGATCGGCCACGCCTGCGGCCATAACCTGCACGGTTCGATGTCGGTCCTGACGGCGCTTTCACTTCTTCCGATCCTGAAGGATATAGACTGCGAACTGCTGGTGGCCGGTACTCCCGCCGAGGAGACTGACGGAGCCAAGGTTGAGATGTCCGCCAAAGGGCTCTTCGACGGCTGCGACTTCGCGATGATGATCCATTCCTGCGGCGGAAAAAACATGGTCGAATACCGTTCGCTTGCGATGGACGCGGTGGAGTTTACCTTCACCGGCAAGACCTCGCACGCCGCCTCCGCCCCCTGGGAGGGGCGCAACGCGCTGAACGGCCTGCAGCTGTTCTTCCACGCGGTGGATATGCTGCGCCAGCATGTGAGGCCGGAGGCCCGCATGCACGGCATCGTCTACGACGGCGGCGCCGTGCCGAATATCGTACCTGAGCGCGCCGTCGGGCGCTTCTACTTCCGCGCCCCGAAGCGGGCCTACCTCGATGAAATTATCAAAAAGGTCCACAACTGCGCTCGAGGCGCGGCGCTCGCGACGGAGACAGAGGTGGCATGGCGCAACTTTGAGGCGAGCTTTATGGATATGCTTCCCAACGGCCCCGCCGAGACAATGGCGAAAAAATACTTTGCGGAAATGGCTCTTGAAGTGACCCCCTGCAGTACGTTTATGGGTTCGTCTGATATGGGCGACGTCTCCTACAGATGTCCGGCATTGCAGCCGGAGATAGACATCTCAGGCGAAAACATCGAGGCCCACACCCGCGCCTTTGCCGAGGCGACGCAGAAGCCGCGCGCGCACGAGGCGATGAGGGACGGGGCGAAAATAATCGGACGCTGCCTGCTTGAAGTCATAACTGACGAAGAGCTGCGCGGCAGAATGTGGAAGAGCTATAAAGAGGAGATCGCCGCCGCGAAGAGATAG
- a CDS encoding cupin domain-containing protein translates to MILKNQEDGIKREKLGGSGKGHALAFPIAIPDQDGAFTMTTRLELEPGASVGYHLHADNEEVYFIMSGEGLYTEENETQHVKAGDIMLCRMGCSHGIENSGKDTLVVGAAIAKRG, encoded by the coding sequence ATGATATTAAAAAACCAGGAAGATGGAATAAAGAGAGAAAAGCTGGGAGGCAGCGGCAAGGGACATGCGCTGGCCTTTCCGATAGCAATTCCCGATCAGGACGGAGCCTTCACGATGACGACCCGTCTTGAGCTTGAGCCGGGAGCCTCCGTAGGCTATCATCTGCACGCCGACAATGAAGAGGTTTATTTTATTATGAGCGGCGAAGGGCTTTACACAGAAGAGAATGAAACCCAGCATGTAAAGGCCGGCGACATTATGCTCTGCCGCATGGGGTGTTCCCACGGCATAGAGAACTCCGGAAAAGATACGCTGGTGGTAGGAGCGGCGATCGCCAAGCGCGGATAG
- a CDS encoding DUF362 domain-containing protein gives MPSKVYFTNMRATPELNLLQKLEKLMKSAGIGEIDFKKQFTAIKIHLGEPGNIAYLRPNFSKVVADVIKELGGKPFLTDSNTLYVGRRKDALEHLDAAYENGYNPFCTGCQVIIADGLKGTDEALILVEGGEYVKEAKIGRAIADADIIISLSHFKGHELTGFGGAVKNLGMGSGSRAGKMEMHSEGKPSISEEKCIGCGRCARNCAQRAISIKAGKASIDHEKCVGCGRCISACPFDAVMPDWDGSNDVLNKKMAEYAKAVIFGKPNFHICLVIDVSPFCDCHVENDAAVTPDIGFFASFDPVALDQACADAVMKAPAISGTYLTDQLHENGADPDHFHAMHPTTKWQVMLEHAEKLGMGTRKYELIEV, from the coding sequence ATGCCGTCAAAGGTATATTTCACAAATATGAGAGCGACACCGGAACTTAACCTGCTTCAGAAACTCGAAAAGCTGATGAAGAGCGCAGGGATCGGCGAGATCGACTTCAAAAAACAGTTCACGGCGATAAAAATACATCTCGGGGAGCCGGGAAATATTGCCTATCTGCGTCCGAACTTCTCAAAGGTTGTGGCGGACGTCATTAAGGAACTTGGCGGAAAACCCTTCCTCACAGACAGCAACACGCTCTATGTCGGCCGCCGCAAGGACGCGCTTGAACACCTCGACGCCGCCTACGAGAACGGCTATAACCCCTTCTGCACCGGCTGTCAGGTGATAATCGCCGACGGCCTCAAAGGGACCGACGAAGCCCTGATTCTGGTGGAGGGCGGCGAGTATGTCAAAGAGGCAAAGATCGGCCGCGCCATCGCCGACGCCGACATTATCATCTCGCTCTCCCATTTCAAGGGACATGAGCTTACCGGCTTTGGCGGCGCGGTCAAGAATCTCGGCATGGGCTCGGGGTCGCGCGCCGGCAAGATGGAGATGCACAGCGAGGGAAAACCGTCTATCAGCGAAGAAAAATGTATCGGCTGCGGACGCTGCGCCCGCAACTGCGCGCAGAGGGCGATCTCAATAAAAGCCGGAAAGGCCTCCATAGACCATGAAAAGTGCGTCGGCTGCGGGCGCTGCATCTCAGCCTGCCCATTTGACGCCGTCATGCCGGACTGGGATGGCTCGAACGACGTTCTCAACAAAAAGATGGCGGAATACGCGAAGGCGGTCATCTTCGGAAAGCCTAACTTCCACATCTGCCTCGTGATAGACGTTTCGCCCTTCTGCGACTGCCACGTGGAAAACGATGCCGCCGTCACGCCAGACATCGGATTCTTCGCCTCCTTTGACCCCGTGGCGCTTGACCAGGCCTGCGCCGACGCGGTGATGAAGGCCCCCGCGATCTCCGGGACCTATCTGACTGACCAGCTGCATGAAAACGGTGCTGACCCCGATCATTTCCACGCGATGCACCCCACCACCAAATGGCAGGTGATGCTGGAGCATGCCGAAAAACTCGGTATGGGCACGCGCAAATATGAACTTATAGAGGTCTGA
- a CDS encoding sodium:solute symporter family protein, which produces MNEALAGPSYAIAIVVYLLIMVAVGCYFGKKARDDKDGFLLAGRELPRIVLVGTLLATWFGGGTVVGGADFVYKTGPWAGIFFFIGAPLGALVLMGLAPKIRELAKYTVPEILEQTYGPHTRLLASICVLLAYTGIVSYNFTGAAYIVNIVTGFDQSYSVIIAAAIMVLLAVTAGMNSVAWTDALSAALIFFGMGFGLYFAASSAGGYAATYAALSPSQASVSGGLTWTQLAGYSLPLFFLYMGDQNQLQRYACAKTPAEARKSAQMLFCGMCVVIFLVLSYCMFAVKLMPNINGNTAVMRMAINYVPFIFGAPILCACVAFLVTTGDSFILSASTNIMIDIVQKYFKPDMTDKELVRGTRITIVCVGIFSYVMAVFFPSVLKMQMYSYSIYGAGVTIPLLGAFLWKKASPGGGMASVVTGGAAILAWDLFLNRPMGLNGIIIAVPLATVALVVFSLLFPKKAGVIDSTGNIDMEAAE; this is translated from the coding sequence ATGAATGAAGCTTTAGCAGGTCCGTCATACGCAATAGCGATAGTGGTATATCTTTTGATCATGGTCGCAGTAGGCTGTTATTTTGGTAAAAAGGCGCGCGACGATAAAGACGGTTTTCTTCTCGCCGGACGTGAACTTCCTAGAATAGTTCTTGTCGGTACGCTGCTTGCGACCTGGTTCGGCGGAGGCACAGTGGTTGGAGGAGCTGACTTTGTCTATAAGACCGGTCCTTGGGCAGGTATCTTTTTCTTTATCGGCGCGCCGCTTGGCGCCCTTGTTCTGATGGGGCTTGCGCCGAAGATCCGTGAGCTGGCGAAGTATACCGTGCCGGAGATCCTTGAGCAGACATATGGTCCGCATACAAGGCTGCTTGCCTCCATCTGCGTTCTGCTGGCCTATACCGGGATCGTCTCGTATAATTTTACCGGCGCGGCCTATATCGTAAACATCGTTACCGGTTTTGACCAGTCATATTCCGTCATTATCGCGGCCGCGATAATGGTGCTGCTGGCCGTCACCGCCGGCATGAACTCCGTCGCCTGGACGGATGCCCTGAGCGCGGCGCTTATCTTCTTTGGCATGGGCTTCGGACTTTATTTCGCGGCCTCTTCCGCCGGCGGATATGCGGCGACCTATGCCGCTCTCTCCCCTTCCCAGGCCAGTGTGTCGGGGGGACTCACCTGGACGCAGCTTGCGGGATACAGCCTGCCCCTCTTCTTCCTCTACATGGGTGACCAAAACCAGCTTCAGCGCTACGCCTGCGCCAAGACGCCGGCTGAGGCGCGCAAATCTGCTCAGATGCTCTTCTGTGGGATGTGCGTCGTCATCTTCCTTGTGCTCAGCTACTGCATGTTCGCCGTTAAGCTGATGCCCAACATCAACGGCAATACGGCTGTAATGCGCATGGCGATCAACTATGTTCCCTTTATTTTCGGAGCTCCAATCCTCTGCGCCTGCGTGGCTTTCCTTGTTACGACCGGAGACTCTTTTATACTTTCGGCTTCGACAAACATAATGATAGATATTGTACAGAAGTATTTCAAACCTGATATGACGGATAAGGAGCTTGTCAGAGGCACACGTATAACAATCGTCTGTGTCGGCATCTTCTCCTATGTCATGGCGGTATTTTTTCCCAGCGTCTTGAAGATGCAGATGTATTCCTATTCGATATACGGAGCCGGTGTAACGATTCCGCTGCTTGGAGCATTCCTCTGGAAAAAGGCCAGCCCCGGAGGCGGCATGGCCTCCGTCGTGACTGGCGGCGCGGCGATCCTTGCCTGGGACCTCTTCCTTAACCGGCCGATGGGCCTTAACGGAATCATCATCGCCGTCCCTCTTGCCACCGTAGCCCTTGTGGTATTCAGCCTCCTGTTCCCCAAAAAGGCCGGCGTCATAGACAGTACCGGGAACATTGATATGGAGGCGGCCGAATGA
- a CDS encoding amidohydrolase family protein yields MEILIKGKKIIEVGHNIPGPEKLETIDLSDCTVTPGMIDAHVHPEFFDWRDIYTDTVYNSDGYRTLATARTARKTLMGGFTTIRSLGWFREAYELDVKRAIDEGYIEGSRLIVSSHFLCTPGSHGDMTQAVRNNPYLSDYMMKEYPTCGNGADFFTGAVRREKKMGFDFLKIMATGGFATPNDDPDDIQLNDAEFKAIFDTAQEVKISVTAHAYGPRLMKKLIGYGITGIEHGSLMDKETAKLFEDSGTYLVPTFVPYDDAIHCDEDSLSKKSESFRKKLEKYQKLLREGREIIRESKIKLGYGTDMVAVHQNYESGWEYNAWLNSGMDPFRALAAATKNNAEICEIDHLVGTIEPGKLADIAGWKRDLLKDPDALRDCAFVMKEGTVYPTEKRL; encoded by the coding sequence ATGGAAATTTTAATTAAAGGTAAAAAAATCATTGAAGTAGGTCACAACATACCCGGGCCGGAAAAGCTCGAGACCATCGACCTCAGCGACTGTACCGTCACCCCCGGAATGATAGACGCGCATGTCCACCCGGAATTTTTCGACTGGAGGGATATCTATACCGATACTGTCTATAATTCGGACGGCTACCGAACGCTTGCCACCGCAAGAACGGCGCGCAAAACCCTCATGGGTGGATTCACAACGATCCGTTCGCTTGGATGGTTCCGCGAGGCCTATGAACTTGATGTAAAACGGGCGATAGATGAGGGATACATTGAGGGCTCAAGGCTCATAGTCTCATCGCACTTCCTCTGCACCCCCGGCAGCCACGGAGATATGACGCAGGCGGTAAGGAATAACCCTTATTTATCAGATTATATGATGAAAGAGTACCCGACCTGTGGTAATGGGGCCGACTTTTTCACGGGAGCCGTGCGCCGGGAAAAGAAAATGGGCTTTGACTTTCTAAAGATCATGGCCACCGGTGGTTTTGCAACGCCTAATGACGACCCAGACGATATTCAGCTTAACGATGCGGAATTTAAGGCGATCTTCGATACGGCGCAGGAGGTAAAAATTTCCGTAACGGCGCACGCCTATGGGCCACGGCTGATGAAGAAGCTGATTGGTTACGGGATTACAGGCATCGAACATGGTTCACTGATGGATAAAGAGACGGCCAAGCTTTTTGAGGATTCGGGGACCTATCTCGTACCCACCTTCGTTCCCTACGACGACGCGATACACTGCGACGAGGATAGCCTTTCCAAAAAGAGCGAATCTTTCAGAAAGAAACTGGAAAAATACCAGAAGCTCCTTCGGGAGGGGCGCGAGATCATACGTGAAAGCAAGATAAAGCTCGGATACGGGACAGATATGGTCGCCGTACACCAGAACTATGAGAGCGGCTGGGAATATAACGCCTGGCTGAACAGCGGCATGGACCCATTCAGAGCTCTTGCGGCGGCAACAAAGAATAACGCCGAAATTTGTGAAATCGACCATCTTGTCGGAACGATAGAGCCCGGGAAGCTCGCCGATATCGCCGGCTGGAAGAGGGACCTTTTAAAAGATCCTGACGCCCTCAGAGACTGTGCCTTTGTGATGAAAGAGGGAACTGTCTATCCTACGGAAAAGAGATTATAG
- a CDS encoding amidohydrolase family protein, which produces MEKFELLIRGGEVILPGCANPERVNIAVSGGRVAALTAEEPSAASVIDAAGLCVSPGFIDTHMHDEEAEDGDTVEQALLRQGVTTAIAGNCGSGPLAADIRPYRKNPWLNLGYLTGHTKLRENSGVTDIYAASPPQAIEKMRVLLLHELEAEGSFGLSFGLEYMPNTSAEEIEALLKTASGFKNIWIPVHIRADGPAAVEAVDEIIGYAHKYPLRFQISHTGSMCAFGHLAEVLDHISAAVANGCDITFDCYPYDAFCTNLGSAVFDEGFEERWGRGCAYLEVGSGPYRGKFLSEDGLYAKLRKEAPETLIIAHVINGAEVEECLMHPRCAVASDSILLKGHGHPRAAGTFPRAINIMRKKGLSLVEAVRKCTSLPAAMAFLDKGEIKPGADADFVLFDPQRLVDRATFAEELLPPEGIEWVIIGGEPAVHKNEIIGGPKGRLITRQTFAAV; this is translated from the coding sequence ATGGAAAAATTTGAACTTCTTATCCGGGGAGGAGAGGTCATCCTCCCCGGATGTGCCAATCCTGAAAGGGTCAACATTGCCGTAAGCGGCGGCCGCGTGGCGGCGCTGACGGCGGAGGAACCTTCGGCGGCCAGCGTCATTGACGCCGCCGGACTCTGCGTCTCTCCGGGTTTTATCGACACACATATGCACGATGAAGAGGCCGAGGACGGTGACACGGTCGAACAGGCGCTTTTGCGGCAGGGGGTCACGACGGCGATCGCCGGAAACTGCGGCTCCGGCCCGCTGGCGGCCGATATCAGGCCATACAGGAAGAACCCCTGGCTTAACCTGGGCTACCTGACGGGACATACAAAGCTCAGGGAAAACTCCGGGGTGACGGATATATACGCCGCCTCCCCGCCGCAGGCGATCGAAAAGATGCGCGTTCTGCTCCTTCATGAACTTGAAGCAGAGGGTTCATTCGGTCTCTCTTTCGGCCTCGAGTATATGCCTAATACCTCGGCGGAGGAGATCGAAGCGCTTCTTAAAACTGCCAGCGGCTTTAAAAATATCTGGATACCGGTGCACATCCGCGCCGACGGCCCCGCCGCGGTGGAGGCCGTGGACGAAATAATCGGCTATGCTCATAAATATCCGCTCCGTTTTCAGATATCACATACCGGCAGCATGTGCGCCTTCGGCCATCTCGCTGAGGTGCTCGACCATATCTCCGCCGCCGTCGCCAACGGCTGTGACATAACCTTCGACTGTTACCCGTACGACGCCTTCTGCACCAACCTCGGTTCGGCGGTATTTGACGAGGGTTTCGAAGAGAGATGGGGACGCGGCTGCGCATATCTGGAGGTGGGAAGCGGGCCGTACCGCGGGAAATTTCTCTCGGAGGACGGCCTTTACGCAAAACTGCGAAAAGAGGCTCCCGAGACCCTTATCATCGCCCATGTGATAAACGGGGCCGAGGTCGAGGAATGCCTCATGCACCCGCGCTGCGCCGTCGCCTCGGACTCAATTCTTCTCAAGGGGCACGGACATCCGCGTGCCGCGGGGACCTTCCCGCGCGCGATAAATATCATGCGGAAAAAGGGGCTGAGTCTCGTTGAGGCGGTGCGGAAATGTACCTCGCTGCCGGCGGCGATGGCCTTCCTCGATAAGGGCGAGATCAAACCAGGCGCTGACGCCGACTTTGTCCTCTTTGACCCTCAGCGGCTGGTTGACCGGGCCACCTTCGCCGAAGAGCTTCTGCCTCCCGAGGGTATAGAGTGGGTCATCATCGGAGGGGAGCCCGCCGTACACAAAAACGAGATTATCGGAGGCCCCAAAGGAAGGCTGATCACCCGCCAAACCTTCGCGGCTGTATAA
- a CDS encoding DciA family protein — MKKIDGARAAGDIVRAGIGNQAKSMADAERWAQLTLSVKLAELEERWEEIAGSPLAQKSQPSQCEYSEEIMTLTINVAEQSILSAVRFRRAQIERRVAAFFGCKKIKVDFRVGPIVRRSQAQEPLPSYKRRAPVVLSEEDVEAERRNFEESGISEELALRMARVKLSLEKLAKRTSN, encoded by the coding sequence ATGAAAAAGATTGACGGCGCAAGAGCCGCCGGCGATATTGTCAGAGCCGGGATCGGCAATCAGGCCAAATCAATGGCCGACGCCGAGAGATGGGCGCAGCTGACCCTATCGGTAAAACTCGCCGAACTCGAAGAGCGCTGGGAGGAGATTGCCGGTTCGCCTCTGGCCCAGAAGAGCCAGCCATCCCAGTGCGAATACTCCGAAGAGATAATGACGCTCACCATAAATGTCGCCGAACAGAGTATCCTCTCCGCGGTACGGTTTCGCCGAGCGCAGATAGAGAGGCGGGTCGCCGCCTTCTTTGGCTGTAAAAAAATTAAGGTCGATTTCCGCGTCGGCCCCATAGTCCGCCGCTCGCAGGCCCAAGAGCCGCTTCCTTCATACAAAAGACGCGCGCCGGTAGTTCTATCCGAGGAAGATGTCGAGGCGGAGAGGCGTAATTTCGAAGAGTCGGGGATCTCGGAGGAACTTGCGCTGCGGATGGCGCGCGTCAAGCTGTCGCTGGAAAAACTGGCAAAGAGAACCTCCAATTAA
- a CDS encoding YfcC family protein, whose protein sequence is MTEKKSKLNLLMPHTYVLLFFLIVLATIGTYVVPAGLYDRITDPNTGRMVVDPTTYHIVKSTPVDPFAMFISVYKGLVQAADIIFFIMISYACFYLVLVSGALNAAMGALLRATKGRDAFVMPLFMYLFATAATFFGMFEEAFGFIPIFVGLAVAMGYDALVGMSVVAMGCGLGFAAAFMNPFTVGLAQKISELPLFSGLGFRIVSWFVFVTMGVIWMMRYAAKVRKDPSKSLMKGIDVGALALDHNELVDSKFTGRNKAVLLVLFVGMCFLVWGVLKRGWYFDELCGLLLVTGIACGLANGYGPSRIAQIFIDAWKDIIFGACVVGISRGVLVVMQQGQIIDTVIYALAAPLSGLPKWVAAEGMLFVQTLINFFIPSGSGQAATTIPIMSPLSDILGIPRQIAVLAYQYGDGFSNILWPTTNLPVMCSLAKVPIEKWWKYFVPFFLLLFAVQMAFIFVAVMINYH, encoded by the coding sequence ATGACAGAAAAGAAATCAAAGCTTAATCTTCTGATGCCTCACACCTACGTTCTTCTTTTCTTCCTGATCGTCCTTGCGACCATCGGCACCTATGTTGTGCCGGCTGGTCTATACGACCGCATCACAGACCCCAACACCGGACGCATGGTCGTCGATCCGACGACCTATCATATCGTCAAGTCGACGCCGGTGGACCCCTTCGCGATGTTCATCAGCGTCTATAAGGGACTCGTTCAGGCAGCCGATATTATATTCTTTATAATGATCTCATACGCATGTTTCTATCTCGTCCTCGTCAGCGGCGCTCTTAACGCCGCGATGGGTGCCCTGCTGCGCGCGACGAAGGGGCGCGACGCCTTCGTCATGCCGCTCTTTATGTATCTATTCGCCACCGCCGCCACCTTCTTTGGTATGTTCGAGGAGGCCTTCGGGTTTATCCCGATCTTTGTTGGCCTCGCCGTCGCGATGGGCTATGACGCGCTGGTCGGCATGTCCGTCGTCGCGATGGGATGCGGCCTCGGCTTTGCCGCCGCCTTCATGAATCCCTTCACGGTCGGCCTCGCGCAGAAGATCTCGGAACTGCCTCTCTTTTCGGGACTTGGTTTCCGCATCGTGTCATGGTTTGTTTTTGTGACGATGGGCGTCATCTGGATGATGCGTTACGCGGCGAAGGTGAGAAAAGACCCCAGCAAGAGCCTCATGAAGGGCATTGACGTCGGTGCGCTGGCGCTTGACCATAATGAGCTTGTAGATTCAAAGTTCACCGGCCGCAATAAGGCGGTCCTTCTCGTTCTCTTCGTCGGTATGTGCTTCCTGGTATGGGGCGTGCTTAAGAGAGGCTGGTATTTTGACGAGCTCTGCGGGCTGCTCCTCGTGACTGGCATCGCCTGCGGTCTGGCCAACGGATACGGACCAAGCCGCATAGCGCAGATATTCATTGACGCCTGGAAGGATATCATCTTCGGAGCCTGCGTTGTCGGTATCTCGCGCGGCGTGCTCGTCGTCATGCAGCAGGGACAGATCATCGACACCGTCATCTATGCGCTGGCGGCGCCTCTGAGCGGACTGCCGAAATGGGTGGCCGCCGAAGGGATGCTCTTCGTACAGACCCTGATAAACTTCTTCATCCCCTCCGGCTCGGGACAGGCGGCGACCACCATCCCGATCATGTCTCCGCTTTCCGACATCCTCGGCATCCCGCGTCAGATAGCGGTCCTCGCCTATCAGTACGGCGACGGATTTTCAAACATCCTCTGGCCGACGACGAATCTGCCTGTCATGTGCAGCCTTGCGAAGGTGCCGATCGAGAAGTGGTGGAAATACTTCGTTCCCTTTTTCCTCCTCCTCTTCGCCGTGCAGATGGCCTTCATATTTGTCGCGGTAATGATCAATTATCATTAA
- a CDS encoding metal-dependent hydrolase family protein — MITVFENALLLDCTGAEPAENGWLTVDDGVIKEIGSGKAPIFREAEIVNCKGNTLMPGLIDAHIHLNLFDDNLAEIPRRDYPAMHFVKCLQVLKDTGEQGFTTVRDAGGADAGFRVAVERGLVPGPKISVSGTSICQTGGHSDVRLSTEVAAPMLSPIPIGCVADGVAEVQKAAREQLRRGVDHLKVMAGGGCGSPADEPDTTQYSLDELKAVVAEASAVKKVVLAHTYSNSSMRLCAEAGVYSMEHGNYLDRATAQVLKEKDCWLVPTLSTYFYMSEHGEELGIPSYFLRKMKQVRESALEAVHNAMEAGVKIGSGCDMVGSGQPYKAMELELKARVMGPMGAILSATRENSKLMKREKQIGTLEAGKCADILLVRGNPLDDVALFQNRENLFVIMQDGCFVKKKL, encoded by the coding sequence ATGATCACCGTCTTTGAGAATGCCCTTCTGCTTGACTGTACAGGCGCTGAACCTGCCGAAAATGGCTGGCTGACAGTGGATGATGGTGTCATCAAGGAGATAGGAAGCGGGAAAGCGCCTATATTCAGAGAGGCGGAAATCGTAAACTGCAAGGGCAACACCCTGATGCCCGGCCTCATTGACGCACATATCCACCTGAACCTCTTTGACGATAACCTCGCTGAGATCCCACGCAGAGACTATCCGGCGATGCATTTTGTGAAATGTCTGCAGGTGCTGAAGGATACGGGCGAGCAGGGCTTCACCACTGTTCGCGACGCCGGCGGGGCCGACGCCGGCTTTCGGGTCGCCGTTGAAAGAGGGCTTGTACCGGGACCGAAAATTTCCGTATCCGGCACCTCCATCTGCCAGACCGGCGGTCACTCCGATGTCAGGCTGTCGACGGAGGTCGCCGCGCCGATGCTCTCCCCGATTCCCATCGGCTGTGTGGCGGACGGAGTGGCAGAGGTCCAAAAGGCGGCGAGGGAACAGCTCCGGCGCGGCGTCGACCATCTGAAGGTGATGGCTGGAGGCGGCTGCGGCAGCCCCGCGGATGAGCCGGATACCACGCAGTATTCCCTGGATGAGCTTAAAGCGGTCGTCGCCGAAGCCTCTGCGGTCAAAAAGGTCGTTCTTGCCCATACTTACTCCAACAGCAGCATGCGCCTCTGCGCGGAGGCTGGCGTCTACAGTATGGAACACGGTAACTATCTCGACAGGGCCACGGCGCAGGTATTGAAGGAGAAAGACTGTTGGCTGGTTCCTACGCTTTCGACCTATTTCTATATGTCCGAACATGGAGAAGAGCTCGGGATCCCCTCCTATTTCCTGAGAAAGATGAAGCAGGTGCGCGAGTCGGCCCTGGAGGCGGTCCACAACGCGATGGAGGCTGGCGTCAAAATCGGGTCAGGCTGCGACATGGTAGGTTCCGGCCAGCCTTACAAGGCTATGGAGCTTGAGCTCAAGGCAAGGGTGATGGGGCCGATGGGAGCCATCCTCAGCGCTACCAGGGAAAATTCTAAGCTGATGAAGAGGGAAAAACAAATTGGCACGCTCGAGGCGGGGAAATGTGCAGATATACTTCTTGTAAGAGGCAACCCGCTGGATGACGTCGCCCTCTTCCAAAACAGGGAGAACCTGTTTGTCATCATGCAAGATGGCTGCTTTGTTAAGAAAAAGCTATAA
- a CDS encoding class II SORL domain-containing protein translates to MKIGEVIKDGDFKAEKHVPTIEAPEKVKAGEEALVKVMVGQEIKHPNTPLHHISWIQLYFKPEGAAPVVEVARFNYSAHDDTMNLETPGCVAADPASCVRVKLTKPGTFIAVSYCNIHGLWESAKKIEVE, encoded by the coding sequence ATGAAAATTGGAGAAGTAATCAAAGACGGAGATTTTAAGGCTGAGAAGCACGTGCCGACGATAGAGGCCCCCGAAAAGGTAAAGGCTGGGGAAGAGGCGCTCGTTAAGGTAATGGTGGGACAGGAGATCAAGCATCCCAACACACCCCTTCATCACATCAGCTGGATCCAGCTTTACTTTAAGCCGGAGGGTGCGGCACCTGTAGTCGAAGTTGCCAGATTCAACTACAGCGCCCACGACGACACGATGAACCTTGAGACGCCGGGATGCGTTGCTGCCGATCCCGCAAGCTGCGTGAGAGTCAAGCTGACAAAGCCTGGAACATTTATCGCGGTAAGCTACTGCAACATCCACGGCCTCTGGGAGAGCGCTAAGAAGATCGAAGTCGAATAA